A region of Phaeodactylum tricornutum CCAP 1055/1 chromosome 14, whole genome shotgun sequence DNA encodes the following proteins:
- a CDS encoding predicted protein encodes DFSKWTPLLVFVNSRAGPQQGHLLITQLRRLLNPIQIWDLANGGPDPVLDSFCAFTRLRILVCGGDGTVAWIISALEGLNLQRKWPPIAILPLGTGNDLARIHGWGGGYNNESLITILEQISESYVSLLDRWEVTIEDVSKKKKETKSFFNYLGVGADAQAALQVHYLRESRPEWFFSRLVNKAWYGVFGAEDILKATSVNVRKDITLIADGVEVLLPPDSQGIIVMNIDSYAGGVPLWSHGFKADSCQDGILEIVSIRGAFHLGQIKVGLSNAQRLCQCREATIQIRQKMAVQVDGEPWRQSACTLRVKRK; translated from the exons GATTTTTCCAAATGGACTCCGCTGCTGGTATTTGTCAACTCTCGTGCTGGTCCGCAGCAAGGGCACTTGCTAATTACGCAACTTCGAAGACTCTTGaatccaatccaaatttGGGATCTAGCCAATGGTGGGCCGGATCCTGTGTTGGACAGCTTTTGCGCCTTTACACGTCTGAGAATTCTGGTGTGTGGTGGTGACGGTACCGTCGCATGGATTATTAGTGCACTCGAGGGTTTGAATCTCCAACGCAAGTGGCCACCCATTGCCATTCTTCCCTTGGGGACGGGCAATGACTTGGCACGTATTCACGGGTGGGGTGGTGGCTACAACAACGAATCGCTCATCACGATCCTGGAGCAGATTTCTGAATCATACGTTTCCTTGTTGGATCGCTGGGAAGTGACGATCGAAGacgtttcaaaaaagaaaaaggagacGAAATCGTTTTTCAATTACTTGGGCGTTGGCGCAGACGCACAGGCGGCGTTGCAAGTACATTATTTACGAGAGTCCCGCCCGGAGTGGTTTTTTTCTCGTCTTGTCAACAAAGCTTGGTACGGAGTTTTTGGGGCCGAGGACATTCTGAAAGCCACGTCCGTCAACGTTCGGAAAGATATTACACTGATTGCCGACGGTGTGGAGGTGCTGTTACCGCCCGACTCGCAAGGAATCATTGTCATGAACATTGATTCGTACGCCGGAGGAGTGCCGCTGTGGTCTCACGGCTTCAAAGCGGA TTCCTGTCAGGACGGAATCTTGGAAATTGTTTCTATTCGTGGCGCATTTCATTTGGGTCAAATCAAGGTTGGTTTAAGCAATGCCCAGCGGCTTTGTCAATGCCGCGAAGCCACGATTCAGATTAGGCAGAAAATGGCAGTCCAAGTTGATGGCGAACCCTGGCGGCAGAGTGCGTGTACGCTTCGTGTAAAGCGCAAA